Proteins co-encoded in one Campylobacter jejuni genomic window:
- the truB gene encoding tRNA pseudouridine(55) synthase TruB, translating into MNKIFAAFKPRSLSSNAFLSTLKKKYKNKKAGYSGTLDPFAKGVLIVAFGQYTKLFRFLKKTPKTYKATLWLGVYSLSLDDQNIKEIQNIKEFDLTNLKQIINQMQGIISYTPPQFSAKRINGTRAYELAKKGIEVNLKPCQMEVFDCKILSYNHPFLNIEITVSEGAYIRSYCELFARKLGINATLSSLERIKEGKFVYNNEKSLNVLKYIDLKPNFIKDLNKLENGAKIFVEELEFHDEGDYYIETEKYFSIINIKENTVKYLLNKVEKC; encoded by the coding sequence ATGAACAAGATCTTTGCAGCCTTTAAACCAAGGAGTTTGAGCTCTAATGCCTTTTTAAGCACTTTAAAGAAAAAATATAAAAATAAAAAAGCAGGATATTCTGGCACTCTTGATCCTTTCGCCAAAGGGGTTTTAATCGTTGCATTTGGACAATACACAAAACTTTTCCGTTTTTTAAAAAAAACTCCAAAAACCTATAAAGCTACTTTATGGCTTGGAGTTTACTCTTTAAGTCTTGATGATCAAAATATAAAAGAAATTCAAAATATAAAAGAATTTGATCTTACAAATTTAAAACAAATCATTAATCAAATGCAAGGAATTATCTCCTATACACCACCGCAATTTAGCGCCAAAAGAATCAATGGAACTCGCGCCTATGAACTTGCAAAAAAAGGTATAGAAGTAAATTTAAAACCTTGTCAAATGGAAGTATTTGATTGCAAGATTTTAAGCTATAATCATCCTTTTTTAAATATCGAAATCACAGTCAGTGAAGGTGCTTATATAAGATCTTATTGTGAACTTTTTGCTAGAAAACTAGGTATTAATGCGACTTTAAGCTCTTTAGAGCGCATTAAAGAAGGTAAATTTGTTTATAATAATGAGAAAAGCTTAAATGTGTTAAAATACATTGACCTAAAACCAAATTTTATCAAGGATTTAAATAAACTAGAAAATGGTGCTAAAATTTTTGTCGAAGAATTAGAATTTCATGATGAAGGAGATTATTATATTGAAACAGAGAAATATTTTAGCATAATTAATATTAAAGAAAATACAGTAAAATATCTTCTAAATAAGGTTGAAAAATGTTAA